In Camelina sativa cultivar DH55 chromosome 13, Cs, whole genome shotgun sequence, the genomic window GACGGGAGACGAATTACAAGACATGATTCGTCGCTTTGACATTGATAAGGACGGAAAGGTTGGCAGTGTGaactacttttaatttttttttttttttaatgtttcttaGAGATATTAATTCTGCATCAGCATTGTGTGTgatcttctttaattttgggTTTCAGCTAAGCTTGGATGACTTCAGGAAGATTGCTACACGATGTCGCATGTTGAAGAAATAATCTTCTTGATGGTACTACTACTATAAAAGTATGTAATTACGAATGTGTCATTTTGGGTGACTACTTTATTTAACGATGATTCCCCATGATGTTATGGATTCAACTGAAATTGACTACTGATTAAGCGTAATTAACAACACACAAGAAATTCAAATTCGaggcaagttttttttttttttcttttttctgtggGGTTCCTAGTTAAAACATACGTACAAACAAACCCCTATGTGACATCCTTATACAGGGTTTAGAAACTTGTCACAAACGGATTGGAAAAATACTCTGTTTCTAGTCTAGTACTCTCAAAATAAATAANNNNNNNNNNNNNggggggggggggggggggggcacTCTTTTGCTTATATCTAAAATTTCTAAGGGTAAATAGATAATCGAGGTCTGTATGGAAAAGGTAGACCATTCCATCTGGTTCTCGACCATCTTGAGGAAGTCGGAAGTCGGAACAGTCTGTTATCCATTTTGACTGAACATATTTGCTTCCCTATAAGGCATGACATGTCCCAAATGAGTCCGTCTAACTCCGCCATGAAGTGCGGATAGACTCATACGAGATCCTTGAAGCACAGTAAGAGTAACTCTTATGGTATCACATATGCACCATCCTAATCCTCTAGTTTGCCAACTTTCTACACAAGAGGCATTTATTTGGGATGTAAGGACTAAGGATGAAGGTTTGCTAGTGATTTTCTTGGGATCTTGTGCTTACCATTTCTTTCTCACTCTTCCTCATATTTGCATTTTTCGAATTTTCTGCTTCCAAAGAAGCAAGTTCGCGGGTTCTTCCATATATATGTGCATCGGTTTATCagaacatttatatatatatatatgtaatcgaGTAAACACATTGTGGATTAAAGCATCATGTGCATAAATTAACAGCTGGTGAAAAAACGCAACAAATTAACTTTCTGATGAAGAGGAATCATGAGAGGGAACACTGCGCTAACCCATTCACATGCATCCTCTGGAGGTGTGTTACAAAAGATACTCTACACGTATAACTCGTAAAAACAATGAGTGAGTAAACCAATAAACCATAAATACACCACATATATCAGACGACGACATCCGTTATATTTGAATCCATATGAGATCATCTTTTCTAAATGACCAGTATGGCAGTATTGACACTATTTTTAGGATTCCATTTGATTTCATATTATGTATAGAGATGTAAATGTTTAGAACATTTGAAATACATTAATATTGTCTAACATGACTCGTtatgaactttttattttacttaatatattaacaaatttagAGACGACTTGAAATGTgacaaaaaaattgtgtttcaATTGACAATCATGTGAGttatttgtaattcattttaATAAGATAGTTTATAAAAAGTAGTAAAGATCttatttgtaattcattttaTCTTGCATAGTATATAGTTTATGCCTTGATGAAGTTGTAACAAGTATGAACAAAGGACTGAAACGGGGTTATTTGTCTTGAACTCATTAAGCCGGCAAAGTGAAAATAAGACGTGTGGTATCTCCCTACTTTTGAAAATTTGTCTTTATAGATCACCGATTAATTAGTAATACAATTTAGTGGTGAATGATATTATATGTTTACTTGTCCAATTGAGAATTTTAATCTTGGACAATACCTTAATGTCGATGAAGCCGTCCCCACTTCGTGTAATGAGTTATGGGGGAGAGATCCGATCCCGTAAATCGTCAAATAAAACAACTTAAAAGCTAGAAATTGACACCATATATCATAAAGAAAGAAGAcgttgaagaagaagccatatatatttaattatcgTATCCAGCTCATAATTCCTAGGATCAAATCAAGGCCGTTGAAAGGGCTTATGTAGAAGAAACCGTGGGTTTTAGAAGAAAGACAAGAAATAGAAGAACACTGATGTTAAATTGCCTATTTTGGTGTATAGATTTGtcagaagaggagagagagaagaaaattagGTCAAAATAATGAGCACTAAAAATGGAGACATGTGTTGAGTAACTATTACAAGAGCGACTTATGCTTCATTATGGCAATGCTATCCACCACTAAAGTGCAACGCTCCTTTTTACCCTAATTTCGTAAAGTCTCTCTCCCTCTTCGTCCTTaggaaaaaccctagaaatttaATCCCTTGTTCTTGATCTTGCTTTTTGAGTAACCATGATTTTGACCACACACTATTTCTTCTATATTTTGTGGTCTAGGATCTTGCTTTATATGTGTTTCTTGTATTGCTCCGTACGTACGTATACAAATTTAAATGGTTCTAACAAGGTTTAAATAAACAAGCACAAATGAGTGCATGAAATTAGTTAGCGGAAAAGGTCGAAATATATTATTGTCTCTTTAAACGACggatatataaaattttctgCAAAACGTAACCTTTTAATCATGTTCTGATgatattttgatgtttttttaaaaatttcatttgCCAAGTCAGATGTACGGATTTTGGCAAGTTATGTCTCAAACTCTTCATCCGAGACAACATTATAACTAGTTCTAAGAAATCTTTCATATATAATGCTATATATAGTTAACTAAATTAATACTGTAGTTGTTAAAATACACataataatttctataaaataaatattttgggccggttgTGCATCTTATATATGGTATATGGAGGTGTAAAATGTGtggtaaaaaaacatttacgccaaaaaaaaaatcactagtGTTCAAGTTGtgtgttataaaaatatttttaaaagtttcattttttttattcaaacaaCATTTTACATAGGAAATAGTCGAGACATAAAAACATGATGgttaaataattcataaaacGATGTAGGACATGTCCGCATTCGGTTATTTTAATCGAGTCAGTAAATAAATTGAGAAGTATAAGAAAGgatgaaaatagaaaatggtatatgtataaaaagaaaagtctagtgCGACTCTTTTCCAAAAGCAGATCCAACCACAGCACAGCATGATGGAGCCTCAGCCTCATCATCTTCTCATGGATTGGAACAAAGCTACTGATCACATCACACAAGAAAACCCTTTTCTCCATGATCCTGATCATCTCCTGTTTGATCCATCTCCCGAAACCCTAATTCagttggaagaagaggaagaatacGATGAAGAGATGGATGCGATGAAGGAGATGCAGTACATGATCGCCGTCATGCAGCCAGTAGACATCGACCCTGCCACCGTCCCAAAGCCGAACCGGCGTAACGTGAGGATAAGCGATGATCCTCAGACCGTGGTTGCTCGTCGGCGTCGGGAAAGGATAAGCGAGAAGATTCGAATTCTGAAGAGGATCGTACCAGGAGGTGCAAAGATGGACACAGCCTCTATGCTGGACGAAGCCATCCGTTACACCAAGTTCTTGAAACGGCAGGTGAGGATTCTTCAGCCTCACTCTCAGATTGGAGCTCCTATGGCTGACCCCTCGTACCTTTGTTATTACCACAACTCCCAAAGCTGATTTACACACTAGGTAGCTCGCCAGACATGTGGTGTTATTCTGTCAAGCGTTTTCATGTTAATTggtatatcatatatatatgcataaggATTGGATCCAAGATTGTATGGCTATTATATTCTATTATTGTAAACTGTGTATCAACTCTTGATATATTGATATCATATGCATTGATGAATAATGATGATTctgattgtatatatatctctGTATGTAATGAGATATGCTAATGATAAAAGGGGTTAATTAGGGATTGATGGTTTTGGATCCCGCAAACTTTAGATAAAGAATATAgggatataaaaaaaagatatacttgtttgaatatatatatatatatatatatatatatagtttaatttatataagttaTCTGGATCTGAGTCATGTTAtaggattatatatatttatggatCGGAAATTCGGAATAGCCagcaaaaaaacaataaaaacttcGGCATATATACAGTTTATCTGAGAGAACTTATCTCTTGGGGATAAAACCTCCTGTATACGTagtgaagatatatatatatatatatatatatatatatatgaagttagTCGAGACTCAAATTTGTGAGTTTTAAACTCTGCCCTACGTGTAAGAGAAGGCGTTTAGCCAGTTGAGCTAGGCCAAGTAATTCAGCAACCATCCACAAGGTGCGGGGCAACACCTAAATTAACATCCAATTCCAAAAGAAAGTTATATATAATGATCATCTTGGAAACCTCGACAATTATCTCTTAATAGTACTAtactattactatatatattagcCAGCTATAACTACTATAAGATATGCAACCCAATCATACAAAAGTAAAACCGTTGGAGCTTATATAAAAGCATTTATGTNNNNNNNNNNNNNNNNNNNNNNNNNNNNNNNNNNNNNNNNNNNNNNNNNNNNNNNNNNNNNNNNNNNNNNNNNNNNNNNNNNNNNNNNNNNNNNNNNNNNNNNNNNNNNNNNNNNNNNNNNNNNNNNNNNNNNNNNNNNNNNNNNNNNNNNNNNNNNNNNNNNNNNNNNNNNNNNNNNNNNNNNNNNNNNNNNNNNNNNNNNNNNNNNNNNNNNNNNNNNNNNNNNNNNNNNNNNNNNNNNNNNNNNNNNNNNNNNNNNNNNNNNNNNNNNNNNNNNNNNNNNNNNNNNNNNNNNNNNNNNNNNNNNNNNNNNNNNNNNNNNNNNNNNNNNNNNNNNNNNNNNNNNNNNNNNNNNNNNNNNNNNNNNNNNNNNNNNNNNNNNNNNNNNNNNNNNNNNNNNNNNNNNNNNNNNNNNNNNNNNNNNNNNNNNNNNNNNNNNNNNNNNNNNNNNNNNNNNNNNNNNNNNNNNNNNNNNNNNNNNNNNNNNNNNNNNNNNNNNNNNNNNNNNNNNNNNNNNNNNNNNNNNNNNNNNNNNNNNNNNNNNNNNNNNNNNNNNNNNNNNNNNNNNNNNNNNNNNNNNNNNNNNNNNACCAGTAGTCAACAACCCCTTCCCAAGATCCAACGATCAGTAGTAAATTTTGACTCCCCTTGATATAATCCGACGGCCACCAGGACACCCTACTGATGACACGTCTCTCTCGCTACGATGAAGAactaaaatattactattattattattgtttaaaaaaaggaaacgaaggaagaagaagaaacaccaaaattaaaaaagaagctCTCTCTCGCTCAAAAATGGCGTCGCTTACTTCATCGCAGGCTTCTATCCTCGCTCGACCTTCATCGAGACGTTGCTCTCCTCTCCCAACGGATCGTCACcatgtctctctttctcctaGAGATCTCCTATCTTCTTTTCCCTGTCTCAGAGCCTTTTCCCCTTCGCTCCGCCGCCTCGCCACACGTCGTCCCGGGGGGATTATATCTGCGCATGCGACGGAAGTATCTCTGGTAGAGAAATCGGTGAATACAATCAGGTTCCTGGCGATCGATGCGGTGGAGAAAGCCAAATCGGGTCACCCGGGACTGCCTATGGGATGTGCTCCAATGGGTCATATACTATTCGACGAAGTTATGAACTACAACCCCAAGAACCCTTACTGGTTCAACCGAGACCGTTTCATTCTTTCCGCTGGTCATGGTTGCATGCTCCAGTACGCTTTGCTTCACCTCGCTGGCTACGACAGTGTCAGGGTATATCACTCACTCAGGAACTAGCtagctttttatgtttttgtgataGATAGCTTTCTTTctgagttgtgtttttttttgaataccCTATTAAAGAATCCAATCAAAAtgtgttcttgttgtttgcCACATTCCTTCAATTAAATTAGGAACAAGACTTGAAGAATTTTCGACAGTGGGAAAGTAGGACTCCAGGACACCCTGAGAATTTCGAGACTCCTGGTGTTGAAGTCACCACTGGTTTTGCTTCTCTTTCGACACTCACTCTTCTATCCTTGTTTTCTCCTGCACTAACCTTTTAATTATGACTCTCTAacttttctgtatatatatatatatataggtcccCTTGGGCAAGGAATTGCAAATGCTGTTGGTTTGGCTCTTGCGGAAAAGCATTTGGCTGCCAGATTCAACAAACCAGACTCTCAAATTGTCGACCATTACACGTTCGTATTAACTATCTCTCTGCTCAGATTTTCTATCTAGTTTCATTAACTCAATGTACGTTTTCAACTTGGGGAAGGTTCTcacttcaactttttttttgtaggtatGCTATTCTTGGAGATGGGTGTCAAATGGAAGGAATTGCCAATGAAGCTTGCTCTCTTGCGGGTCACTGGGGTCTCGGGAAGCTCATTGCCTTTTATGATGACAACCACATTTCTATCGACGGTGACACTGAGATTGCCTTTACTGAGAATGTGGAAACACGTTTCGAGGGTCTTGGTTGGCATGTTATTTGGGTGAAGAATGGTAACACAGGTTATGATGAAATCCGTGCTGCCATTAAGGAAGCTAAGGCGGTTCAAGACAAACCCACTTTGATCAAGGTCacccatcttcttcttatattaCTCCTACTTTCCACTCTGCCACTCAAAAACAACGCTTGTCATGTGGTTTCTCTTGGTTATGGTTTTTGCTGTTATATACAAAATCGTCTGAAACGAATGTGTTCCATTCCTGATGACTTTCTTAATTGATTTGAGAAAAAGATGTGCTTTttgcaaaacaaatatttgtaatGGTGAGTGAATTTATACAGTTGGTTTTTTTGAAATGGGCAGATAACTACAACCATTGGTTATGGATCACCAAACAAGGCAAATTCTTACAGTGTACACGGAAGTGCACTGGGTGAAAAAGAAGTTGATGCTACCAGAAAGAATCTCGGATGGCCATATGGGCCTTTCCATGTTCCTGAAGATGTGAAGAGGCTAGTGACTTTAATTGAAACATTTTATAATGTGCTCAACTTAGTATGATGTTAATGGCACCCTTCTCAATTTTTTTCAGCCACTGGAGTCGTCATGTCTCTGAAGGAGCTGCTCTTGAAACAGAATGGAATGCCAAGTTTGCTGACTATGAGAAGAAGTACCCACAAGAAGCTGCAGAACTGAAATCTATAGTTACTGTTAACTTACCTACAGGCTGGGAAAAATCATTGCCGGTAAGCCTggataaacttttttttattgttagtcTTAACTTCAATAATTGAAAAATCAATGCCAAGAGAACAcagctttcttttttcttgaagCAATTTCAATTTATGAAAAGCAAATGTTAAATAGGTTCCATCTTTTCCTAAGCATCAAAAGAATgttaaaatgttggtcaataTCTATGTGGTGGGATGAATATGGTTTTGTTCTCCTCTTTTACCAGACTTACACGCCCGAGAGTCCTGCGGATGCAACACGAAACCTCTCCCAACAGTGTCTTAATGCCCTTGCAAAGGTTCTTCCTGGGTTCCTCGGTGGGAGTGCTGACCTTGCTTCATCCAACATGACATTGCTCAAAATGTTTGGGGACTTCCAAAAGAACGCACCTGAAGAGAGAAACCTTAGGTTTGGTGTCAGGGAACACAGCATGGGAGCTATCTGCAACGGCATTACCTGTCACAGCCCGGGGCTCATTCCTTACTGTGCTACGTTCTTTGTCTTCACAGACTACATGAGAGCTGCCATTAGGCTCTCTGCGTTGTCCCAAGCAGGAGTAATCTACGTAATGACCCATGATTCAATCGGCCTTGGAGAAGATGGACCGACCCACCAGCCTATAGAACATGTGGCGAGCTTCCGTGCCATGCCAAACATCTTGATGCTGAGGCCAGCAGATGGAACTGAAACTGCGGGGGCATACAAAGTTGCTGTAGAGAACAGAAAGAGGCCTTCGATCCTGGCTCTGTCCAGGCAAAAGCTGCCTCATCTACCTGGAACTTCAGTAGAGGGAGTGGAGAAGGGGGGATATGTAATCTCGGACAACTCCACAGGTAATAGACCAGACGTAATCCTGATGGGGACAGGGTCGGAGCTAGAGATTGCTGCAAAGGCAGGAGAGAAGCTGAGAGGGGAAGGAAGAGCAGTGAGAGTAGTGTCACTGGTGAGTTGGGAGCTGTTTGATGAACAAAGCGAAGAATACAAAGAAAGTGTGCTACCTTCAGAGGTATCAGCAAGAGTGAGCATAGAAGCAGGGTCGACATTTGGGTGGGAGAAGATGGTTGGCTGCAAAGGAAAAGCCATCGGTGTAGACAGTTTTGGAGCAAGTGCACCAGCCGATGTGCTATACAAGAAATTTGGGCTCACAGTTGATGCAGTTGTTGCAGCCGCCAAAGAAGTTTGCTAAACTAAGATCTTTTTTTGAACGACATCCATAAAGAGACATAATTCTACGATTGTGTAGGTGTGCATTTCCCACTAGTCTCTCTATATAAATCAACTGCGTTATGGTTTCTCTTACAATAAATGAAGTGGATATTTGATAATTACTATATCTAATCTAAACGCAGTGTTATACTATTATTCCTtgatgtttgatttgcttttgaaTCCCATAGGTTAATGTGCGgtggtattaatttatagaagtgtGATGAATCCATCGTAAATCTCCGACTCCATATGAATGAATAATAAAAGCTTCATTAACCAGTCTCACTATGCATTTTATATTATCTGATTTACTCAAAGACTTGGAGTGGTGTTACTTGTATCTTGTTGCCAGCCAGATTATCGAGACTTCAGATGCTCAGTGGTTAGTTGCTAGGATATACATGGGTAGGTTtaggttgtaacttgtaactaTAGATTGAAACTCTGCATATGTGACTGTATACTACCAGATGATTCAAGACTATGTGTTCTGTGTGGACGACAAGACTGTCGATAGTGTGTACTTGCCTAGAGTTATgagaaatgaaatgaaattgCAAACCACGTCAAAAATTGCAAAACCGCATTCTCCTGCCGAAACAGCAAACTACATTCTGTCTCCAAAAAAATGTTCTCACAAAACTTAGAATAAAAACTCTTTGTCTAAATTAAAGAACGCCGTCTTAAGCAGACTTATCCATATCGTTACTGCTTTTTTACCATGTAAGATTCCAAATCACCTACTTCTATGTCCTTGTGACAGTAAACAGTTTTCTCAGATTATCCATCACTGATTCTCTATAACAAACAAAGACCATCATTACATGCATGATTGAATATTTTTCTCCACCCAAGCCAATCTTCTCTCAAAGCTCAGCACACTTGTATGCATATTCCTTGCGTCAATCTCAGCGACGATAGCACAGACCCGTAAAAGAATGTAGTAATCCGCGTGAGCCGCGTACATCAGTGCTCCATCATCTTTTTTCCTCAAATATTGAAGATAGTCTAGTCTCTTTACCTTCACGCGAGGCGGTATGTATCTGAACAAATTGTCCCCCATGTCTGTCATTAGTCTTATTATCGCTTTCTCCTTGTCGTGATTAATATGATTATCTGGTGATGGCGGCTCATCACAATCGCTTTTTCTTGAACGACGACTTCTACAAAAGTTGTTGTCTCTATCCCTCAACTTGTCATCGTTCAAGGACATTTGGTTAAGTGATAAATCATCTTCGTCCCAGTCTCTTTCCCTCTTGGATGGAATCCCAGACAATTCGAATTCCTACAAAAATGCATGCGTACGTGTAAAAGAGATGGTTTATTAAGATTAAGAAATCATTTATCGTTTATTATCTAGTACTAAACACAATTCAactaataaagaaaacaatctGCAGAATGGTCAATTCCAATTATGCAACAGTATAATTTAAAACATAGACAGGTTTTTCACCTCGTCTACCGGGTTGTAACTATTCCACAGATGATCAACAGTTCTGTAAGTGTCATCAGCTGATGCTTCTACTAAGCCAGCAAACATCTCGTTTCGCCCGTGCAATAAATATGACGTAAGATCCTTTTCATATTCTGCAAAAGGAGAATTAAGGACACAATTCAGTAATCTTAATTAGGATATAGAGAGCATCATCACGTCGATCGGTAAAGAGGAATCTACCATTAACGGTTTCAGCAGCGACCTCCTTGTAATATTCCGTTTCAAGGTTTTTCAAAAGCTCCACAGTGTCAAATTCTTCAGTTGCTTTCGATAACTCTGCATCCACctcactactactactaacatCATCAAGCAAACCCCCCAAGCTCCGTTCCCAAACACCAAAACCATTGATGTTATAAAGCATCCGAATAGCTACGATAATTATAGACATGACACAGACACGAGTGGGAAACCTGAGCTCGTTCTTGGATAGATACAAATCCGAAGGCATTGACCAGTTCTGTAAGAGACATACCAGATCAAGAAGAGCCGCCTTTTCCTTGGGAATAATAATAGACAACCGCTCTAGATAGTTTGAAGCAATACCATAGAAATTCACAGGAGGCAAAGGCAAACCGATAACATCGGCAATGGAAGCGGCTTGAGCTTCCAATCTCTGAGCAGAAACAATCTGAACAGGCCTAAACATTACGGTGGCAGACACAGGACACGCAGGTGATCTCTCTCCCATTAGCTATCGAATCTTGAGGAAAGAAGAAAGGTAAGGAACATCTCCTTGCCGTGCCCATCTCGCTAAATCAGTGGGGTAGAACTGGTGATCCTGCTTTGTGGCAAGCAAGGAAAGATATCGCCAGTGAAGACGATAAAGGCAGAGACTTTTTAAGCAGACTTACCCATATCGTTACTGCTCTTTTAC contains:
- the LOC104737765 gene encoding transketolase, chloroplastic-like, with amino-acid sequence MASLTSSQASILARPSSRRCSPLPTDRHHVSLSPRDLLSSFPCLRAFSPSLRRLATRRPGGIISAHATEVSLVEKSVNTIRFLAIDAVEKAKSGHPGLPMGCAPMGHILFDEVMNYNPKNPYWFNRDRFILSAGHGCMLQYALLHLAGYDSVREQDLKNFRQWESRTPGHPENFETPGVEVTTGPLGQGIANAVGLALAEKHLAARFNKPDSQIVDHYTYAILGDGCQMEGIANEACSLAGHWGLGKLIAFYDDNHISIDGDTEIAFTENVETRFEGLGWHVIWVKNGNTGYDEIRAAIKEAKAVQDKPTLIKITTTIGYGSPNKANSYSVHGSALGEKEVDATRKNLGWPYGPFHVPEDVKSHWSRHVSEGAALETEWNAKFADYEKKYPQEAAELKSIVTVNLPTGWEKSLPTYTPESPADATRNLSQQCLNALAKVLPGFLGGSADLASSNMTLLKMFGDFQKNAPEERNLRFGVREHSMGAICNGITCHSPGLIPYCATFFVFTDYMRAAIRLSALSQAGVIYVMTHDSIGLGEDGPTHQPIEHVASFRAMPNILMLRPADGTETAGAYKVAVENRKRPSILALSRQKLPHLPGTSVEGVEKGGYVISDNSTGNRPDVILMGTGSELEIAAKAGEKLRGEGRAVRVVSLVSWELFDEQSEEYKESVLPSEVSARVSIEAGSTFGWEKMVGCKGKAIGVDSFGASAPADVLYKKFGLTVDAVVAAAKEVC
- the LOC104737762 gene encoding transcription factor IND — protein: MMEPQPHHLLMDWNKATDHITQENPFLHDPDHLLFDPSPETLIQLEEEEEYDEEMDAMKEMQYMIAVMQPVDIDPATVPKPNRRNVRISDDPQTVVARRRRERISEKIRILKRIVPGGAKMDTASMLDEAIRYTKFLKRQVRILQPHSQIGAPMADPSYLCYYHNSQS